In the genome of Panthera uncia isolate 11264 chromosome B3 unlocalized genomic scaffold, Puncia_PCG_1.0 HiC_scaffold_1, whole genome shotgun sequence, one region contains:
- the PGF gene encoding placenta growth factor isoform X2 produces the protein MPAMRLFTCFLQLLAGLALPAVPPQQWALSAGNGSSEVEVVPFQEVWGRSYCRALERLVDIVSEYPSEVQHMFSPSCISLLRCTGCCGDENLHCVPVETVNVTMQLLKIHSEDRPSYVELTFSQHVRCECRPLREKMKPERCGNTVPRR, from the exons ATGCCTGCCATGAGGCTGTTCACTTGCTTCCTGCAGCTCCTGGCTGGGCTGGCACTGCCCGCTGTGCCCCCCCAG CAGTGGGCCTTGTCTGCTGGGAATGGCTCATCAGAGGTGGAAG TGGTGCCCTTCCAGGAAGTGTGGGGCCGCAGCTACTGCCGGGCGCTAGAGAGGCTGGTGGACATCGTGTCGGAGTACCCCAGTGAGGTGCAGCACATGTTCAGCCCCTCCTGCATCTCCCTGCTGCGCTGCACCGGCTGCTGTGGTGATGAGAACCTGCACTGCGTGCCCGTAGAGACGGTCAATGTCACCATGCag CTCCTGAAGATCCACTCTGAGGACCGGCCCTCCTACGTGGAGCTGACATTCTCTCAGCACGTCCGTTGCGAGTGCAG GCCTCTGCGGGAGAAGATGAAGCCAGAAAG GTGCGGCAATACTGTTCCCCGGAGGTAA
- the PGF gene encoding placenta growth factor isoform X1 codes for MPAMRLFTCFLQLLAGLALPAVPPQQWALSAGNGSSEVEVVPFQEVWGRSYCRALERLVDIVSEYPSEVQHMFSPSCISLLRCTGCCGDENLHCVPVETVNVTMQLLKIHSEDRPSYVELTFSQHVRCECRPLREKMKPERRRPKGRGKRKREKQRPRDCHLCGNTVPRR; via the exons ATGCCTGCCATGAGGCTGTTCACTTGCTTCCTGCAGCTCCTGGCTGGGCTGGCACTGCCCGCTGTGCCCCCCCAG CAGTGGGCCTTGTCTGCTGGGAATGGCTCATCAGAGGTGGAAG TGGTGCCCTTCCAGGAAGTGTGGGGCCGCAGCTACTGCCGGGCGCTAGAGAGGCTGGTGGACATCGTGTCGGAGTACCCCAGTGAGGTGCAGCACATGTTCAGCCCCTCCTGCATCTCCCTGCTGCGCTGCACCGGCTGCTGTGGTGATGAGAACCTGCACTGCGTGCCCGTAGAGACGGTCAATGTCACCATGCag CTCCTGAAGATCCACTCTGAGGACCGGCCCTCCTACGTGGAGCTGACATTCTCTCAGCACGTCCGTTGCGAGTGCAG GCCTCTGCGGGAGAAGATGAAGCCAGAAAG GAGGAGACCCaagggcagggggaagaggaagagagagaagcagagacccAGAGACTGCCACCT GTGCGGCAATACTGTTCCCCGGAGGTAA